TTGTTCAGAGGTCTGGGTGTTCATCACAGCTTTGTGTGTGATAAGAAACACACATGTGATTCTGTGTCACCTCACAGACAGGTCACCTCACCACTCTAGGCCTCAGATTCTGCATCTTTAAATGAGACAGCTGGTCAGGATGATTTCTAAGCTCTCCAGCCTGAAAATCAATGACTTTTCAATCTTTGGCTCCTGAACAATGTTTAATGCCAAGAGGTCTCTTAAATTCCTTTGACTCATGCCTGTCCTCTGAGTCTTGTTTAGACCCAAGAACCTGTGGATTCCAGAACTGAAGGCTCCTCTAAGATCTTACACTTGGGAGCTGAGGCCTGAGATACATGTGGTGAGTTGGAGAAGGTACTATAGGAAGAGGGATCACTCTGGACAAGCAAGCAGAACTGTTCAGCTGCAAACTTGGGCTCAGGATAAGAGGAGAGAGGCAGCCAGGGACCCCCTCCCAGTTTCCAGGCACCATCACTGATCAGCCTGCAAAACTCTTTTCACCGCAAAGAGAGGGAACAGGCCAGGGAGGAGACGGGAATACTTGGTTGGGGGACAGGGAGAAGAGACAAGGGTAATGAGGGAGAGAAAGGTAGAAACAGAAAGACCTGGTTTCTCACCCACAGCACGATAAGTCCTTGCCAGGTCTGAAAGTGGAATGTAAGGAGGGAGGAGTCACGGGGCCAGGAAGAAAGCATGAAAGAAAAGCAGGAGTGAAACAGGATGAGGACTGATGACCTCTTAGCCTGGGGAGGTCCAGGGCCCCCATGACAGCTAGCAAGACTTGGACATTCTATCTTGTGCTTAAGCTTTCATTAGTGTTAAAAATGACAAGTTGTGTTCATGAAAGGTCAGATATGGAGCTGTCCTGTGAGGAGTGTGTGTTCATCATTTATCAGGTAGGCTGAAATGAAGAAAGGTGGAGAACTACTCCTGTAGAGGGTCCGGAGAGCCAACCCCCTAACCAGAACACTGTGGGATGCACACACTGATTTATCTAACCATCATGGAGGACTACCTATGTGCCAGGTCTGACATCTTATTAACTGTCATATCCTAAGCCCCATATAGTGTGTACATAGTGAGAATTAGTTAATATATAACTGACTAAATGCATGCATTTATCTTGTTTATTGAGTCTCAATACAATTTCAGTGAACTCTGGAACTCTTTGATTTCCTTCCATTTCCTGAGCCTAAAATCAATgatgttattaaaaattatagacCGTCCCCTCCTCATCTCTCTTAAATGATCTGCTGTTCTCTCTTTAGGTGCTATCTGTGGTCTATCCAAACCCAGAGCTGGAAGAGAACTAAGTTCGAAGTGGACAAGCCTGCATCTTCTCACATCCTGCCCTTGTGGGTGAGCTAAGGGGCTTCTCTGGCCCAGTCTAGCCAGGCATCATGGAGAAAATCAGCATGTTCTTCAGCGCCATCTGGGACATCATCTCCACCAAACACCAGGAGGGCCTCTTCAACAGCATCTGCCTAGGTATCCTCCTGGGTCTGCCCCTCCTGGTGATCATCACCTTCCTCTTCATCTGCTGTCACTGCTGCTGGAACCGGCCAGCTGAACATGGCCAACAGCCAGAGCAAACCaaggggaagaagaagaaaaagaagaaggcagCTGAAGAAGACCTCTGGATCTCTGCCCAGCCCAAGCTTCTCCAGATGGAAAAGAGGCCATCCCTGCCTGTCTAGCTAGGCAGAGGGCAGCGGTGTCCTTCCTTGGGAGCTCAACTGCCTTCTAACCACACCCAATGTGGGGAGCAGAAATCCCTGCAGTGATGTGCTCATGTTCACAGAAGAACTACCCAACTAAGGAGCAACCCTCAGACTGAGTGTCCCTCGGGGCAGGCCTTCCCAGGGAGCACGTGGACAAGTCTTGGGTGCTTTCTCAGCATCTGTGTGTCCAATAGCAATGCTCTTTACTGCAGACTCAGGCATGCCTTCCACCCATCTCTGGCACATTCCGTATGCAAAAGCACAAGGAACATTTATTCATACTTCTTGACAGATCTCCCAAATGCACACATGCACAACACCACAGGTACCCAGGCAAGTATATTCTGTTCATCAACTGGTCACTGAATGTCTACTTTGCACAAGTCCCTAAATGAGGCAGTTCATTGTCTGCTCTTGGAAAAACATCTCATAGGAAGGCCTGGCAGATCCAGGCCCACATGCACAATTATATAACAAGAGAAGCCTATGTGCTGTCAATGCCATACACCACTCAGGTTAGAGATGAATGCTCTTCTGTTCCTGTCCCTACATAACCTTTTACTGGAAATCTTCATATCTGGACATTTCAGCCATCTGGTATACCCCCATTCCCATATATTGATACAGACATGCCAAGTTCCTGTGCTTCTGGCCTCTCACCTGGGAGGAAAAgttgaaaaatcaaaagctaTCATCTTACAACCCATCACCACTGATGGGTGTTTAATGGCATCCAAGACTTCTCTTTGAGATGCTACCCCCAGCAAGCcttccttctccaagcaagaacaaaTGGCTTCTGGCCATCTTCATGGCCAGGTTTATGCCGTCCACTTCAGTGGACTGCCATTGTGCACCTGTGCAATGTATGTTTCACAGATGGAAATGGGATGCTACCCCTGAGCTAGGGTTCTCCTATGAACCCAGAGGCTTTCAGCAGGGAAGGAATTAAGACAATCACTGGTACAGTCTCGCAGAAGGCACACTGGAAACAATTACATAAGGGTATCGTGGAGGCATGGCATGTTGCAGACGTGGTGCAGAAGTTACAGAGTTTAAATGAAAGTAGGACGAAGCTATTGAgagatttattaatatttatcttgaAGCTCAGGCTAGTGCCCTGCACACAGTCGGTACTCACAACTGTCTGTGGATGCTGTCAGATATGTGATGCTATTAAGGGTAAACTTGAAATACCTCACCAAGTCCCCAAGTGACCTTCTCTTCCAAGTGAGCCCATTAATTGCTACAACAGGTGGAAGTTGGATATTGAATTCTGAATAAGGAGAATGCATGCAGGGCCAAGGTTTGGGTTGACAATTTGCCCTGAGATCCATAAGGACATGTAAGCTGGGTCCATGGTTAGCTGAGCAGAGCATCTCCCCACATTCTGGGTTGAGTTTGGGAGGCTGAATTAATCCACTCACAGGGTGAACTGTGTGGTATGTTGATTGTCTGTGACCATAGCACAAAGATGGATAATTCCCCACGTGGGAGCAGGTTGTGCTCTCAAAGTTCATTTGCACCTCTGCAGGGTAGctctcttgaaatattttccGACTGAAGCTGTTCTAAATGATGGTGAAATTGCAATTTCATTAATAATATAGCTAAGCTATGATATTTATAGAAGCAAAAGCTAAATTCTCTAACATTGTTTCCTGGAAAATATCCTCTGCTCACTTGGGGCAGCTGGTAGTCACCCGCCTTTCAGGCAAACTCCAGGTCTAGTCCTGTGGAGGTAAGGTGCCTGCTGGCAACTGCTGCACCAAGACCTTCTAATGGAATACCCTGTTAAACATATTGCAGgcctgcttttattttaaaacccgCCCTGTTCCCCCTTCTTGCCCTAAATGGGCCTAAATACCCCAGGCACTCAGGCCCCTCAGGCATAAACCTGTTTGACCAGAGAAAGAAGCACCCTCTGACGCTCTGTCCCCTTGTCCTGGAACATCTGGCCCTCCCCTACACCTCCCAGAATGACTTGCCATCTCCCCACACCTCCCACTGCCCAGCAGGCTGAGTTGCTTATTGTCTCCAACTCTCAGCAGCCCCTCAAATGGAGGACTTGGGGGGGACGGAGAGGCTGACGGCTGAAACTGGTGTCAGATACAATCTAGGAGAGCCGATCTCTGGGATCACGGAACCATACAAGTGCCATAGTTGTCATGGCAACCAGCTGCTAGTCTGAATTAAGACAGCAGTCCGTCGTCATCACCCACGACAAGGCCTCTATCTCCAGGTGCAGTGCCCACCATCTCCTATCTGAATGTATCTGCTCCACCTCCAGGTGTGAACACCCAGAAACACACTTCTCGGTTGCTTCCATAACCCAGGTTTGGAAAGCCAAATGCTTGAAAGGGGCATCTCTTCTTTCCCATCCAGCCTCCTCAACAACCTTCACTGGAGTACCCAGAACAGTGCCCAGTGAGTGAGAGGCCCTCAGACTTTGCTGAATAAGTGTGTGTgtcaaagaagcaaaaagcaattaTTGGAGTCCACTGCCTTTCCTTCCCACTTCATTGTCATCCTCCTCTCCCCTGTTTTCTTCTCCCATTCCCCTCTCTGTCTCGAGGCACCACCCTGGCTCCATCCCTCTCTATCTTCACTGCTCCTTCCCACCCTCTGTCCCAGAACTACCACTGGCAGCCAGGGTTTCCTTAGGACTGGAGCCACcttgtgggggtggggataggCTAACAGAGGGCAAAAGGGATGGCAAAGAGAGGCCTCCTAAACCAGCCcaggcctggaggaggagccCCCATGCTCAGGACTTCTGAACAATCAGAAGAGGTCTTTCTCCCAACTGCTCAAGGGATTCGCTTTGGGTTTCTTGGGGGGCGGCGGGAGGAGGGGAAGATATAGAGAAAGGACAGTCACCTTTTCAAGAAGAATATAAATGGTCCATGTTGTATAGCAtttgtcagtgttttttttttttcctggaaaatttaaATGCACCAAgagaagattttatttaaataaaatactttgaaactaAAAAGCCATGTGTAACCTCTTTACTTATGGAAATCAGTTAGTTATTTTCTTGACATTAGAGACTACCCTCTCCCAGAGTTCAACCAGAATGATGGATGGGGTGACTCCTTCTGGGACGCCAAAGGCTCAGCCATCCCCAGGCACTATCTTCCCCCTACCAGCAGAGTCAGAGGTCCGAGGACCAGGGGTGAATTCACACCCCACTGCCTGCAGGGCAGACACCTCGGAAACTAGGCACCCTCAGAGATGCCAGATGCAGAAAAACACACTCATGCTCCTTGGCAACACTTAGAGAACATTCCCATCGATGAGGTCAATCAATGTCCTCTTAAAGGTAAAGGGGGAAAATAGCAAAAACTAAGTAAAAATAGAGTCCTGAGTTAAATCTGGTGCTGGGAAGAGGAGAGATCAAAAGTTTCTACAGTAGCAACAAGGGAGATAGATAGGTAGGTATCtatagataggtagataaataGATCATAGTAGGTAGACTTTATACATAAAGAGACATgtgtatgaatgaataaatgtgtatcttttttttgAGTTGGCCATAGCCTTGCATTGGTTAAGAAATgcaatgaggacttccctggtggtacagtggataagaatccacttgctaatgcaggggacacaggttttatccccggtccaggaagattccacatgccaaggagcaactaaggctatgcgccacaactattgaagtcTGCATGCCCctactactgagcccatgtactacaactactgaagcccacaggcctagagcccgtgctccacaaaaagaggagccactacaatgagaggactgtgcactgcaactagagagcagcccttactctccgtaactagagaaagctgatGTGCAGctacgaagacccagtgcaacaaaaaattaacacataagatgtgattaacattttaaaaaatgtaatgagtTAAATGCTCCTGATTCCTCCCTTGATGATGCTAAGCCATCATTAGCACAAAAACCATCTAGGGCAGCACTATCCAACAGAACTAGGAATAATGGAAATGTCCACTCCCTGCCCAATATAGTACCATTAGCGGTATACagctatttaaattaattaaaattaaataaagctaAAGGTCCAGTAGCTGACTTACATCAGCCACATTTCAGTTGCTCAACAGCTGCCCACAGCTGGTGGCCAACATCCTGGAGAACGTGGGCCTAAAAGCTTGTAGGGGGAGCAGTCAGAAACACCAGCAAAACACCATGCTAACTGCACTTCAAGGGCCAGGGCAGGCCTGCCTTCATCTTCCCCAAGGCAGGCTGATATCCCTATGAAAAGTGaatgtgtaagtcactcagtcatatccaactctctgtggccccatggactatagcctgccaggctcctctgtccatgggactttgttgtcattgttcagtcgctcagttgtgtccaactctttgcgattttAAAATCatggattttacaggcaagaatactgcagtggggagccattcccttctccagggg
The genomic region above belongs to Odocoileus virginianus isolate 20LAN1187 ecotype Illinois chromosome 11, Ovbor_1.2, whole genome shotgun sequence and contains:
- the KIAA0040 gene encoding uncharacterized protein KIAA0040 homolog isoform X2, with amino-acid sequence MSFLRTHIKSQELQDLLSPTEPRVRPDSQRLPTEISTGELVILFRPKNLWIPELKAPLRSYTWELRPEIHVVLSVVYPNPELEEN
- the KIAA0040 gene encoding uncharacterized protein KIAA0040 homolog isoform X1, with the protein product MEKISMFFSAIWDIISTKHQEGLFNSICLGILLGLPLLVIITFLFICCHCCWNRPAEHGQQPEQTKGKKKKKKKAAEEDLWISAQPKLLQMEKRPSLPV